In Pseudomonas alcaliphila JAB1, a single window of DNA contains:
- the mreA gene encoding metal-sensing transcriptional repressor MreA, with amino-acid sequence MSDHEHGHQHQSHGDIIKRLKRAEGHLRSIVTMIEESRACVDIAQQLHAVEKAVCQAKRVLIQDHIDHCLEHTVEALAIGERASLEDFKQITKYL; translated from the coding sequence ATGAGCGATCACGAACACGGCCACCAGCACCAAAGTCATGGCGACATCATCAAAAGGTTGAAAAGAGCGGAGGGCCACCTGCGCAGCATCGTCACCATGATCGAAGAAAGCCGGGCCTGCGTCGACATCGCCCAGCAGCTGCATGCCGTGGAAAAAGCCGTCTGCCAGGCCAAGCGTGTGCTTATCCAAGACCATATCGACCACTGCCTGGAACATACGGTCGAAGCACTTGCGATAGGCGAGCGCGCATCACTCGAAGACTTCAAGCAAATCACCAAGTACCTCTAG
- a CDS encoding nickel/cobalt efflux transporter codes for MSSFAELLQQGASQAWLYFPSAILLGALHGLEPGHSKTMMAAFIVAIRGTVKQAILLGLAATLSHTAVVWLVAMGGMYLGQNLDAETTEPYFQLASAAIIITIALWMLWRTWRGEQMWRFEEGDEHQHEHHHDETQRIDTGHGRIELSIFEESTPPRWRLKTLSGHVWPAAEVSLLTTRPDGLAQQFCFVDRGDYLESVDVIPEPHEFTARLSLGHAGHSHDYDLEFREHDHGHEHSELEELELSLDGYQDAHERAHANDIRKRFSNRNVTTGQIVLFGLTGGLIPCPAAITVLLLCLQVKEVALGAVLVLCFSIGLAITLVTVGAAAAIGARQASNRWPWLGAVARRAPYLSSLLIIGVGIYVGFHGWIGLNA; via the coding sequence ATGTCGAGTTTCGCCGAACTGCTGCAACAGGGGGCCTCGCAGGCCTGGCTGTACTTCCCTAGTGCCATATTACTGGGTGCCTTGCATGGCCTTGAGCCTGGGCATTCGAAAACCATGATGGCGGCGTTTATCGTGGCCATTCGTGGCACGGTGAAGCAGGCCATTCTGCTAGGCCTTGCCGCAACGCTTTCGCACACCGCTGTAGTCTGGCTGGTGGCCATGGGCGGCATGTACCTAGGGCAGAATTTGGATGCCGAAACTACCGAGCCGTATTTCCAGCTCGCGTCCGCCGCCATCATTATCACTATCGCCCTGTGGATGCTCTGGCGCACCTGGCGTGGCGAGCAGATGTGGCGCTTCGAGGAAGGTGATGAGCATCAACACGAGCACCACCACGATGAAACGCAGCGCATCGACACCGGACATGGGCGTATCGAGCTGTCGATCTTCGAGGAAAGTACTCCACCGCGCTGGCGGCTGAAGACCTTGAGTGGCCATGTCTGGCCGGCTGCCGAAGTGAGCCTGCTGACGACTCGCCCCGATGGACTGGCCCAGCAGTTTTGCTTCGTTGACCGCGGTGATTACCTAGAGTCAGTCGACGTGATTCCCGAGCCCCACGAATTCACCGCGCGCCTGAGTCTGGGCCATGCCGGACATTCCCACGACTATGACCTGGAGTTCCGCGAGCACGACCACGGTCATGAGCACTCCGAGCTGGAAGAGCTGGAGCTGTCGCTGGACGGCTATCAGGATGCCCATGAGCGGGCGCATGCCAACGACATCCGCAAGCGCTTCAGCAACCGCAATGTCACCACCGGCCAGATCGTCCTGTTCGGCCTAACAGGCGGGCTGATTCCCTGCCCGGCCGCGATCACCGTGCTGTTGCTCTGCCTACAAGTGAAAGAAGTCGCCCTGGGTGCCGTCCTGGTGCTGTGTTTCAGCATTGGTCTGGCCATCACCCTGGTCACCGTTGGTGCCGCCGCCGCTATTGGCGCTCGGCAAGCCTCCAATCGCTGGCCCTGGCTCGGTGCTGTCGCGCGTCGCGCCCCTTACCTGTCCAGCCTGCTGATCATTGGGGTGGGGATTTACGTTGGCTTCCACGGCTGGATCGGCCTGAACGCCTAG
- a CDS encoding class I SAM-dependent methyltransferase translates to MKGRESGMPEEDYWQSFFDADGVVETLFDAAGVAGDLVEFGCGYGTFTLPAARCTRGVVTALDIEPLMVARVRQKAEAQALHNVRAEIRDFVSQGTGLVSATQSHAMIFNLLHLEQPLALLREAHRTLHCGGTVAVMHWRSDVPTPRGPSLDIRPRPEQCQAWLYAVGFTDIRQVDVQAFSPYHFALLATR, encoded by the coding sequence ATGAAAGGACGTGAAAGCGGCATGCCAGAAGAGGACTATTGGCAGAGTTTCTTCGACGCCGATGGCGTTGTCGAAACTCTGTTCGATGCTGCTGGTGTCGCAGGTGATCTGGTCGAGTTTGGTTGCGGCTATGGAACATTCACATTGCCCGCTGCGCGTTGTACGCGCGGTGTGGTCACTGCGCTGGATATTGAGCCGCTGATGGTGGCGCGTGTAAGGCAAAAAGCCGAGGCGCAGGCGCTGCACAATGTACGAGCAGAGATACGGGACTTTGTCAGTCAAGGCACGGGCCTGGTTAGCGCTACTCAGTCCCATGCCATGATTTTCAACCTACTGCACCTGGAGCAGCCATTGGCGTTATTGCGAGAGGCGCATCGGACACTTCACTGCGGAGGGACTGTTGCCGTCATGCACTGGCGCAGTGATGTCCCGACGCCGCGCGGGCCCTCTCTCGATATCCGCCCGCGCCCAGAACAATGTCAGGCATGGTTGTACGCTGTTGGTTTCACTGATATCAGGCAGGTCGATGTACAGGCCTTTAGCCCATATCATTTTGCTCTGCTCGCTACACGCTGA
- a CDS encoding TraX family protein, with the protein MSLQKRDTNLDLIKWLAMLTMLLDHLRYIWPDNGWLFIVGRLAFPMFCLGIAANVARSQTGELYSDNNVRYMGWMTAFAVISELPYRLLSNDSSTLNVMPSLLLGLLITWGAHHRGRDGLILALAGVTVAVLMQERLMYGVFGALLPAALLLAIQRPGLVWLLPASLCVLANSRNRWLAEWELQPYTLLILATAFAAPLIGLWLLRRTRHFRIWPVKRWVYWFYPSHLVALHLIRTLS; encoded by the coding sequence GTGAGCCTGCAGAAGCGCGACACCAACCTAGATCTGATCAAGTGGCTGGCGATGCTGACCATGCTGCTGGATCACCTGCGCTACATCTGGCCTGACAACGGATGGTTGTTCATCGTTGGGCGCTTAGCCTTTCCAATGTTCTGCCTGGGGATCGCCGCCAATGTCGCGCGCTCGCAAACAGGTGAGCTGTATTCCGATAACAACGTTCGCTACATGGGCTGGATGACTGCGTTTGCAGTGATCTCGGAGTTGCCCTATCGCCTGCTTTCTAACGACAGCAGCACGCTCAACGTTATGCCTTCGCTGCTGTTGGGCCTGCTTATCACCTGGGGAGCACATCACCGTGGTCGCGACGGTTTGATCCTGGCTTTGGCCGGCGTGACTGTCGCGGTGTTGATGCAAGAGCGCCTGATGTACGGCGTTTTCGGCGCACTGCTGCCGGCAGCGTTGCTGCTGGCCATTCAGCGCCCTGGGCTTGTGTGGCTATTGCCTGCCTCACTTTGCGTACTGGCCAACAGTCGCAACCGCTGGCTCGCCGAGTGGGAGTTGCAGCCCTATACGTTGCTGATCCTGGCCACAGCGTTCGCTGCGCCCTTAATTGGGCTATGGCTACTGCGCCGAACGCGCCATTTCAGGATCTGGCCGGTCAAGCGCTGGGTCTACTGGTTCTACCCTAGTCATCTAGTAGCACTGCACCTGATCCGCACGCTCAGCTAG
- a CDS encoding YqaA family protein: MWELSGYFGLFFAAFGAATLLPMQSEAVLVGLLLTDRYAAWALLAVATTGNVLGSALNWLLGRSIEHYRHKRWFPVSEGKLKKAQQAYHRFGRWSLLLSWVPIIGDPLTVVAGVMREPFWSFLLIVLLAKTTRYLALAAMTLGWFG, encoded by the coding sequence ATGTGGGAGTTATCCGGTTATTTCGGCCTGTTCTTCGCCGCCTTCGGTGCCGCCACGCTGCTGCCCATGCAGTCGGAGGCGGTGCTGGTCGGGTTGCTGCTGACCGACCGCTACGCGGCCTGGGCACTGCTGGCAGTGGCCACCACGGGCAATGTGCTGGGTTCGGCACTGAACTGGCTGCTGGGCCGTTCCATCGAGCATTACCGGCACAAGCGCTGGTTTCCCGTCAGCGAAGGCAAACTGAAAAAGGCCCAGCAGGCTTATCACCGCTTCGGTCGCTGGTCACTGCTGCTTAGCTGGGTGCCGATCATTGGTGATCCGCTTACCGTGGTAGCCGGTGTTATGCGCGAACCATTCTGGAGCTTTCTGTTGATCGTGCTGCTGGCTAAGACCACTCGCTATCTGGCACTAGCTGCCATGACGCTTGGGTGGTTTGGGTGA
- a CDS encoding isoprenylcysteine carboxylmethyltransferase family protein: protein MRTLENKIPPPIIAALLGGLMWAGSVFAPSLNAAFSARVTATLLVLCIGVFFSLAGALSFRKAKTTVNPLKPETASALLSSGIYRYSRNPMYVGFALFLTAWACYLASPLSLLGVLGFVLYMNKFQIAAEERALKALFKGDFLAYQAKVRRWL, encoded by the coding sequence ATGCGCACGCTTGAGAACAAAATACCCCCACCCATTATTGCCGCCCTGCTTGGAGGGCTAATGTGGGCCGGATCTGTCTTTGCTCCAAGTCTCAACGCCGCCTTTTCAGCGCGCGTGACGGCCACTCTGTTGGTGCTCTGCATAGGGGTTTTCTTTAGCCTTGCAGGAGCGCTGTCTTTTCGGAAAGCGAAGACAACCGTCAATCCGTTGAAGCCTGAAACAGCCTCAGCGCTTTTGAGCTCGGGTATCTATCGGTACTCACGCAACCCGATGTATGTCGGCTTTGCGCTGTTTCTCACGGCCTGGGCTTGCTACCTGGCATCACCGCTTTCATTGCTCGGCGTACTGGGCTTTGTCCTGTATATGAACAAGTTCCAAATCGCCGCCGAGGAGCGAGCGCTGAAGGCTCTATTTAAGGGCGACTTCTTGGCCTACCAGGCGAAAGTGCGCCGCTGGCTATAA
- a CDS encoding DUF3703 domain-containing protein, translated as MKAALQLAVEQAFQQAEHAMQEKRSTEAFQWLERTHILTQRHPVLHARSHWLMLILGWQTGDYREVAGQIPRIFAALLFSKIWVPIGNTGRSRVSAFRPMPVPEELQALLANDDPTPSNR; from the coding sequence ATGAAAGCAGCATTGCAACTCGCAGTTGAACAAGCCTTTCAACAGGCAGAGCACGCCATGCAGGAAAAGCGTAGTACAGAGGCCTTTCAATGGCTGGAACGCACGCACATCCTGACCCAGCGCCACCCCGTGCTGCATGCCAGGTCGCACTGGTTGATGCTCATACTCGGATGGCAGACTGGCGACTATCGCGAGGTCGCGGGGCAAATACCCCGCATTTTCGCGGCCCTGTTGTTCTCCAAGATCTGGGTGCCGATTGGTAACACAGGCCGCTCCAGAGTCAGTGCTTTCAGGCCCATGCCGGTTCCTGAAGAACTGCAGGCCCTGCTTGCAAATGACGACCCGACCCCATCCAATCGGTGA
- a CDS encoding OprD family porin produces the protein MLSKTKLSLAVFSAIVSSTPLMAAAEEQAEGFVEGSSFNILNRNFYMNRDFRKGQSSNTDNGYTEVWAHGIIGKFESGFTQGTVGFGIDAFAMLGLKLDTGDGRYGPGGSVNMLPVNSNGEAEDNYSKVGGAVKARLLDTVVKVGDVFPMTPVVHYGDARLLPESFRGVTVENTSFDGLTLQGGRLHAMSQPQVSTMRDEFATFYAGSVASPWVAYFGGDYSLNDNLSFSLYSSQLKDAWKQHYAGTSFTYPLTDSVSLFGGLNYYKAIDDGQQLLGEFDNDIYSGKVGVQFGAHSVALSHQRNNGDNDFDYLRQSDSIFLDNSLQYSDFNSPKERSWMLRYDLDMASYGVPGLTFMTRYALGTDADYSDANNMYMRRDADGNPLTDQKRWERNIEAKYVVQTGSLKEMSFRVRQMTTRATDYESDLDEVRLIVEYPLSVL, from the coding sequence ATGCTTAGTAAAACCAAGCTATCCCTTGCAGTATTTTCGGCGATTGTCAGTTCAACTCCTCTTATGGCGGCTGCAGAAGAGCAAGCCGAAGGTTTTGTAGAGGGTAGCAGTTTTAATATCCTCAATCGTAACTTCTACATGAACCGTGACTTCCGTAAGGGCCAGTCCAGCAACACTGACAATGGCTACACCGAGGTTTGGGCTCACGGCATAATTGGAAAATTCGAGTCGGGCTTTACTCAAGGTACTGTCGGGTTTGGTATTGATGCCTTCGCCATGCTCGGTCTTAAGCTGGATACAGGTGATGGTCGATACGGCCCAGGCGGCTCCGTCAACATGCTACCTGTAAACAGCAACGGCGAAGCCGAAGATAATTATTCGAAAGTAGGCGGCGCAGTAAAAGCACGACTACTCGATACTGTTGTCAAAGTGGGTGATGTGTTCCCCATGACGCCAGTGGTTCATTACGGTGACGCCCGCCTGCTGCCGGAAAGCTTTCGCGGCGTTACGGTTGAGAACACCAGTTTTGACGGCTTGACTCTACAGGGCGGCCGCCTGCATGCAATGAGCCAGCCGCAAGTCAGCACTATGCGTGATGAGTTTGCGACTTTCTACGCAGGCTCCGTCGCATCACCATGGGTTGCCTATTTTGGTGGTGATTACTCACTGAACGACAACCTGAGCTTTAGCCTCTATAGCAGCCAGCTCAAGGATGCCTGGAAGCAACACTATGCCGGTACGTCCTTCACCTACCCGCTGACAGATAGCGTTTCCTTGTTCGGTGGTTTGAATTACTACAAAGCTATCGATGACGGCCAACAGTTGCTAGGGGAGTTCGATAACGACATCTATAGCGGAAAAGTGGGCGTGCAGTTCGGTGCGCACAGCGTTGCACTGTCGCACCAGCGCAACAACGGCGACAATGACTTCGACTACCTACGCCAGTCTGACTCCATCTTCCTCGACAACTCCCTTCAGTACAGCGACTTCAACTCGCCGAAAGAACGCTCATGGATGCTGCGCTACGACCTGGATATGGCCAGCTATGGCGTCCCAGGTCTGACTTTCATGACTCGCTATGCGCTGGGTACAGATGCTGATTACTCTGACGCCAACAATATGTACATGCGTCGTGATGCTGATGGCAACCCGCTGACTGACCAGAAGCGCTGGGAACGCAACATCGAAGCCAAATACGTCGTCCAAACGGGCTCGCTGAAAGAGATGTCCTTCCGTGTTCGCCAGATGACGACACGTGCAACGGATTATGAGTCGGATTTGGATGAGGTTCGCCTGATCGTCGAATACCCACTGAGCGTGCTCTAA
- a CDS encoding thioredoxin domain-containing protein — protein sequence MSRRAIVLVISILTALGFAAAAFVYDRYSASEETPPAAPATSSLVRFHSPVIGAATAPVTIVEFFDPSCEACRAFFPLVKQILAENPKDVRLVLRYVLFHEGSETAARILETARKQGVYEPVLEAIMAAQPQWHSDPQVLKAWEAAEAAGLDVEKARAEMMATDITETLKTDAQDAQAAAVRQTPTFFVNGKPLLSFGAQPLIDLVKAEIEQSK from the coding sequence ATGAGCAGACGTGCAATCGTCCTCGTCATCAGCATTCTTACTGCGCTCGGCTTCGCTGCTGCGGCATTCGTTTATGATCGATATTCGGCAAGCGAAGAAACTCCGCCAGCTGCCCCGGCAACCAGCTCCTTGGTGCGCTTCCATTCGCCAGTTATCGGTGCCGCTACTGCGCCAGTAACCATTGTTGAGTTCTTCGATCCGTCCTGCGAAGCCTGCCGTGCCTTCTTTCCACTGGTTAAGCAGATCCTGGCTGAGAACCCGAAAGATGTGCGCTTGGTGCTGCGTTACGTCCTCTTCCATGAAGGCTCTGAAACAGCGGCAAGAATCCTTGAAACTGCGCGTAAGCAGGGGGTCTATGAGCCGGTTCTGGAGGCAATCATGGCGGCTCAACCGCAATGGCACAGTGACCCTCAGGTGCTCAAAGCCTGGGAGGCTGCTGAAGCTGCAGGCTTAGATGTGGAAAAGGCCCGCGCAGAGATGATGGCTACCGATATCACCGAAACGCTTAAAACAGACGCCCAGGATGCCCAAGCTGCTGCCGTGCGCCAGACGCCCACGTTCTTTGTGAATGGCAAGCCGCTCCTGAGCTTTGGTGCACAGCCACTGATTGATCTGGTTAAAGCTGAAATCGAACAAAGCAAATAA
- a CDS encoding heavy metal translocating P-type ATPase, whose amino-acid sequence MDCPTEQTLIQDKLSKLAGIDKLDFNLINRVLGVWHSLPSTALIEAAISSLGMQAEPLSAEGQARITIEQMDCPTEEKLIRDKLSSLTGISALEFNLLQRVLTFSHTAEALPAALTAIRDLGFTPVVEGAATVNDEAQAAPRKKAWWPLALSGVAAVSAEVLHFAELAPEWVVAGVALLAILLCGLTTYKKGWIALKNRNLNINALMSIAVTGAVLIGQWPEAAMVMFLFSVAELIEAKSLGRARNAIRGLMDLTPERATVQQADGSWLEVEVKTIALGALVRVRPGERIGLDGEVTSGNSTINQAPITGESLPVEKTVGDPVFAGTINQAGSLEYRVVAAAANTTLARIIHAVEEAQGSRAPTQRFVDQFAKVYTPVVFLFALAIAIVPPLFMAEPWYDWIYRALVLLVVACPCALVISTPVTIVSGLAAAARKGILIKGGVYLETGGKLGFLALDKTGTITHGKPVQTDYMPLVDQDSEVYRTHAASLASRSDHPVSQAIAKHASKNGLAFTAVEGFEALPGRGVRGTIDGTNLHLGNHRLVEELGLCSPELEATLERLERQGKTVVVLCNQQRAIAMFAVADTVKDSSRMAIEELHALGVKTTMLTGDNPYTAEAIAKQVGIDEARGNLLPVDKLQAIEALQARGFVVGMVGDGINDAPALAKSEIGFAMAAAGTDTAIETADVALMDDDLRKIPAFIRLSQQTAAILKQNIVLALGIKALFLVIALTGQATMWMAVFADMGVSLLVVFNGLRLLKK is encoded by the coding sequence ATGGACTGCCCCACCGAACAGACGCTGATTCAAGACAAACTGAGCAAGCTGGCTGGCATAGACAAGCTCGATTTCAATCTGATCAATCGCGTTCTTGGGGTATGGCACAGCTTGCCGTCGACCGCTCTTATTGAAGCGGCGATCTCATCCCTAGGTATGCAAGCAGAACCGCTCTCTGCTGAGGGGCAAGCCCGCATCACAATCGAACAGATGGACTGCCCAACGGAAGAAAAGCTGATCCGCGACAAGCTCTCCTCCCTGACCGGCATCAGCGCGCTGGAGTTCAACTTGCTTCAGCGCGTATTGACGTTTAGCCACACAGCAGAAGCATTGCCAGCAGCCCTGACAGCGATTCGCGACCTTGGTTTCACGCCAGTGGTTGAGGGTGCAGCAACAGTAAACGATGAAGCGCAAGCAGCGCCGCGCAAGAAGGCTTGGTGGCCTTTGGCGCTATCCGGTGTGGCTGCCGTATCGGCTGAAGTGCTGCACTTCGCCGAGCTTGCACCTGAGTGGGTTGTGGCCGGTGTGGCGCTGCTCGCCATTCTGCTGTGCGGCCTGACGACCTATAAAAAGGGTTGGATTGCGCTGAAGAACCGCAACCTGAACATCAATGCACTGATGAGTATTGCGGTTACCGGTGCGGTGCTGATTGGGCAATGGCCGGAAGCCGCCATGGTCATGTTCCTCTTTTCTGTGGCCGAGCTGATCGAGGCAAAATCGCTGGGTCGGGCTCGTAATGCCATCCGCGGCCTGATGGATCTGACCCCAGAGCGCGCCACGGTGCAGCAAGCAGACGGCTCATGGCTTGAAGTTGAGGTTAAAACCATAGCCTTAGGTGCATTGGTCAGGGTTCGGCCTGGCGAGCGAATCGGCCTCGATGGCGAGGTGACTTCCGGCAACTCCACCATCAACCAAGCGCCGATCACGGGGGAAAGCCTGCCCGTAGAGAAAACCGTCGGAGACCCGGTTTTTGCTGGCACCATCAATCAAGCAGGCTCGCTGGAATACCGCGTCGTGGCAGCCGCTGCCAACACTACGCTGGCACGCATCATTCACGCGGTCGAAGAGGCACAGGGTTCACGTGCTCCGACCCAGCGCTTTGTCGACCAATTCGCCAAGGTATACACCCCTGTCGTATTCCTATTCGCCCTGGCTATCGCCATTGTGCCGCCACTCTTCATGGCCGAACCCTGGTACGACTGGATCTATCGTGCCTTGGTACTGCTGGTGGTCGCTTGCCCTTGCGCCTTGGTTATTTCAACGCCCGTCACCATTGTCAGTGGCCTGGCTGCGGCTGCGCGCAAAGGCATTCTGATCAAAGGCGGTGTCTACCTTGAAACCGGCGGCAAGCTTGGCTTCCTGGCACTCGACAAGACCGGCACTATTACTCACGGCAAGCCGGTGCAGACCGATTACATGCCGCTGGTTGATCAGGACTCAGAAGTCTACCGCACACATGCCGCCAGCCTCGCCAGTCGGTCTGACCATCCGGTATCGCAAGCGATAGCCAAGCATGCCAGTAAGAATGGGCTGGCGTTTACCGCCGTTGAAGGATTCGAAGCCCTGCCTGGTCGAGGTGTACGGGGCACCATCGACGGCACAAATCTTCATCTGGGCAACCACCGCCTGGTGGAGGAGCTTGGTCTCTGTTCACCAGAGCTTGAAGCGACACTGGAGCGCCTCGAACGCCAAGGCAAGACGGTGGTGGTGCTGTGCAATCAGCAACGTGCGATTGCCATGTTCGCCGTTGCCGACACAGTCAAAGACTCCAGCCGCATGGCAATTGAGGAGTTACACGCACTCGGGGTGAAAACCACGATGCTGACCGGTGATAACCCGTACACCGCAGAAGCTATCGCAAAGCAGGTCGGTATCGATGAGGCACGCGGCAATCTCCTCCCGGTCGACAAATTGCAAGCCATTGAGGCATTACAAGCCCGCGGCTTTGTTGTCGGGATGGTCGGTGATGGGATCAACGACGCGCCGGCGCTGGCAAAGTCTGAAATCGGTTTTGCCATGGCCGCCGCCGGCACGGACACCGCTATTGAGACCGCAGATGTAGCGTTGATGGATGACGACCTGCGCAAAATTCCGGCTTTCATTCGCCTGTCCCAGCAAACCGCTGCCATCCTCAAGCAGAACATCGTGCTAGCGTTGGGGATCAAGGCCTTGTTTCTCGTCATTGCGCTCACGGGGCAAGCCACCATGTGGATGGCCGTCTTTGCAGACATGGGCGTTAGCCTGCTGGTGGTGTTCAACGGCCTGCGCCTGCTTAAAAAGTAG
- the cadR gene encoding Cd(II)/Pb(II)-responsive transcriptional regulator, translating to MKIGELAKLADCQVETVRYYEREGLLPTPARSEGNYRLYSSEHLERLTFIRNCRTLDMTLDEIRSLLALMDRPEGNCEGVNSLVDEHIEHVQARVTSLLALQQQLVELRHRCASERGVDECGILQRLNTTGGVSALPDDGHTHVGKSHRH from the coding sequence ATGAAAATTGGAGAGCTGGCCAAGCTTGCCGATTGCCAGGTTGAAACGGTTCGCTATTACGAGCGTGAAGGGCTGTTGCCGACACCGGCTCGCAGCGAGGGCAATTATCGTCTTTACAGCAGTGAGCATCTTGAGAGGCTTACGTTTATTCGTAATTGCCGAACACTGGACATGACCCTGGACGAGATCAGAAGCTTGTTGGCGCTGATGGATCGGCCAGAGGGGAACTGTGAGGGTGTGAATAGCTTAGTGGATGAGCACATCGAGCATGTGCAAGCGCGAGTGACCAGCCTCCTGGCACTGCAACAACAGCTGGTTGAGTTACGACACCGTTGCGCCTCTGAGCGGGGTGTAGACGAGTGTGGAATTCTCCAGCGCCTGAATACCACCGGCGGAGTCAGTGCACTTCCAGATGATGGCCATACCCACGTTGGGAAAAGCCATCGCCACTAA
- a CDS encoding disulfide bond formation protein B — protein sequence MKEAETNTHAINPWGLLLMAWGIALVATLAALFIGEVMGKTPCVLCWFQRAFMFPLVVILAVGCYISDFGVWRYALPVTVVGWLIALYHSLLYLGIIPESIKPCGAGPSCSSADMMIFGSIPLPLLSLGAFTLIAALLVLIRRRSSL from the coding sequence ATGAAGGAAGCAGAGACAAACACTCACGCTATCAACCCCTGGGGACTGCTACTTATGGCCTGGGGTATTGCGCTTGTTGCAACTTTAGCCGCGCTGTTCATCGGCGAGGTCATGGGGAAAACACCCTGCGTTCTCTGCTGGTTCCAGCGCGCATTCATGTTCCCACTGGTCGTGATTCTGGCCGTTGGTTGCTACATCTCAGATTTCGGCGTCTGGCGCTATGCGTTGCCAGTTACCGTCGTGGGTTGGCTCATCGCGCTTTACCACAGCCTGCTCTACCTCGGGATCATCCCGGAGAGCATCAAGCCCTGTGGTGCAGGCCCATCATGCTCCAGCGCTGACATGATGATTTTCGGCAGCATACCGCTGCCACTGCTTTCGCTGGGTGCATTCACCCTTATCGCTGCTCTTCTTGTTCTCATCCGCCGGAGGTCTTCCCTATGA